The Syntrophales bacterium region CCGTCGCCGTGGACGGGTGCCGGAACCCGGCCATGCCCTCGGGATTCGAGGTGGTCGTGGCGGGCGGGACGAAGCCCGTCGGCAGGGACGCCGTGGCCTGGGCGAAGGAATGCGAGCAGCGCGGCGCCGGTGTGATCCTGCCGACCAGCATGGACGGCGACGGCACCCTGAAAGGGTATGACCTGGCCTTTACCCGGGCCATATCGGCGGCGGTCGGGGTTCCCGTCATCGCCTCCGGTGGTGCCGGCAAGCTTGAGGACTTCCACGCCGCGATCGTCGAGGGCGGGGCGAGCGTTCTCCTGGCGGCCTCGGTGTTCCACTACCGCACGTTCAGCATCCGGCAGGTGAAGGAATATCTGCGCGGCATGGGGCACGACGTGTCCCTGTAAGCGGATCGGAAAGGCGTGCGGATGGGGCGACGGCCACCGTTTCCCCGATCGCACAGGTGCAGGCGATCGGGTATTGCGCCGGAAAGGAGACAATCGGGTCCATGAATGCAGCGGATATACGCCGGGTGCTGGTTCTCGGCGCCGGCACCATGGGGCGCCAGATCGCCCTGTATTTCGCCCTCCGGGGCTGCGATTCCGTCCTGTATGACCTGGAAGACGCCGTCCTGGAGCGGGCCGTGGCGTCCATCCGGAAAATCGTCGCCGGTCTCGTCCGTCAGGGACGGGTGACGGAAACGGAGGCCGGTGAGGCCGTCGGACGGATCTTCGCGA contains the following coding sequences:
- the hisF gene encoding imidazole glycerol phosphate synthase subunit HisF, which translates into the protein MIKIMPCLDMKNGRVVKGIHFVDLKDAGNPVENAAFYSREGADELAMLDIAATLENRKTRLEWVKGVASVIAIPLTVGGGISSLEDIRLLLEAGAAKVSMNSAAVSRPDLVGEAAKEYGSECITVAVDGCRNPAMPSGFEVVVAGGTKPVGRDAVAWAKECEQRGAGVILPTSMDGDGTLKGYDLAFTRAISAAVGVPVIASGGAGKLEDFHAAIVEGGASVLLAASVFHYRTFSIRQVKEYLRGMGHDVSL